A region of Streptomyces deccanensis DNA encodes the following proteins:
- a CDS encoding RNA-guided endonuclease InsQ/TnpB family protein: MKLVVRVKLMPEAEQAAALLATLRTVNEAANWVSAVAFAQGVPREYELRKHTYAQLRSQGLGAQAAQHTIKKVRDAYTTLKANIKAGNLGRPGSKRRGKAESKPVAFRPEAAQPYDDRCLSWQLDAQTVSIWTTAGRIRQVRFVCSADGLKMLREHRQGESDLIERDGVFYLIATCEVPEEDQYEPDGFIGVDLGIVNIATTSTGYRAAGRGLNRRRTRERDLRAKLQKKNTKSAKRRLKARARKEQRHVKNTNHVIAKRIVTEAERTSVGIALEDLGGIRQRVRLRKPQRVMVHSWAFAQLGEFIAYKARRAGVPVVHVDPAHTSQTCCECGHVDRKNRVDQALFVCRNCGVVAHADRNASHNIARRGAEVWNAGRESRVPATP, translated from the coding sequence ATGAAGCTGGTGGTGCGGGTGAAGCTGATGCCGGAGGCCGAGCAGGCCGCCGCGCTTCTCGCGACGCTGCGCACGGTCAACGAGGCCGCGAACTGGGTGTCGGCGGTGGCGTTCGCGCAGGGTGTGCCGCGTGAGTACGAGCTGCGTAAGCACACCTACGCGCAGTTGAGGTCGCAGGGTCTGGGGGCGCAGGCTGCCCAGCACACCATCAAGAAGGTCCGTGACGCCTACACGACGCTCAAGGCCAACATCAAGGCCGGGAACCTGGGCAGACCGGGCTCGAAGCGGCGCGGGAAGGCCGAGTCCAAGCCTGTCGCCTTTCGGCCCGAGGCGGCCCAGCCGTATGACGACCGGTGCTTGTCCTGGCAGTTGGACGCGCAGACGGTGTCGATCTGGACCACAGCCGGACGTATCCGGCAGGTGCGGTTCGTCTGCTCCGCCGACGGTCTGAAGATGCTGCGCGAGCACCGGCAGGGCGAATCGGATCTGATCGAACGCGACGGCGTGTTCTACCTGATCGCTACCTGCGAGGTCCCCGAGGAAGACCAGTACGAGCCCGACGGGTTCATCGGCGTCGACCTCGGCATCGTCAACATCGCCACTACGTCCACCGGCTACCGGGCCGCCGGCCGCGGCCTGAACCGCCGCCGTACACGCGAACGTGACCTGCGCGCCAAGCTCCAGAAGAAGAACACCAAGTCCGCAAAGAGGCGGCTCAAGGCACGTGCCCGCAAAGAGCAGCGGCATGTGAAGAACACCAACCATGTGATCGCGAAGCGCATCGTGACCGAGGCTGAACGCACCTCGGTCGGCATCGCCCTGGAGGACCTGGGCGGCATCCGGCAGAGGGTACGGCTCCGCAAGCCCCAACGGGTCATGGTGCACTCCTGGGCCTTTGCTCAGCTCGGAGAGTTCATCGCGTACAAGGCACGCCGTGCGGGCGTGCCCGTGGTTCACGTCGATCCGGCCCACACCTCGCAGACGTGCTGCGAGTGCGGGCACGTCGACAGGAAGAACCGGGTCGACCAGGCCCTCTTCGTCTGCCGGAACTGCGGGGTCGTTGCCCACGCGGACCGGAACGCTTCCCACAACATCGCCCGACGTGGCGCCGAGGTGTGGAATGCGGGGCGTGAGTCACGCGTCCCTGCCACCCCATAA
- a CDS encoding pectate lyase family protein: MRSSSRTLSALTLALLLAAAAPVEAAPVEAVPEAGAAAARSAPLAETSPTGFAAVNALGQNGTTGGAGGPTVTATTTEQFLEYIDTTGPLVIRVQGTIDITSKQGVRPNKTIIGVGSSAVIDGGGLEFYRSFNVIVRNIKFTNAEDDAISVGRESHHIWIDHNEFVAPLDGAVDVVRAAEYVTVSWNWFNKTDKSMLLGHSDGNGSQDTGKLKVSVHHNFFDGSRQRHPRVRFGEPVHVYNNYYKGNAIYGVASTMNAGVVVEGNHFEGVPHPCYSASGYDASGPGRLIQRNNVFNGSGACETNGTVGEPRTYYAYTLDPAADVPALVRAGAGTGKLGAST; this comes from the coding sequence ATGAGGTCGTCGTCACGCACGCTTTCCGCACTCACGCTCGCCTTGCTGCTCGCAGCGGCGGCGCCGGTCGAGGCCGCGCCCGTCGAGGCGGTGCCCGAGGCCGGAGCCGCCGCCGCGCGGTCGGCCCCGCTCGCGGAGACGTCCCCCACCGGCTTCGCCGCCGTCAACGCGCTCGGACAGAACGGCACCACCGGCGGGGCCGGCGGACCCACCGTCACCGCCACCACCACCGAGCAGTTCCTGGAGTACATCGACACCACGGGCCCGCTCGTCATCCGGGTCCAGGGCACGATCGACATCACCAGCAAACAGGGCGTCCGCCCGAACAAGACCATCATCGGGGTCGGTTCCTCGGCCGTCATCGACGGCGGCGGCCTGGAGTTCTACCGCTCCTTCAACGTCATCGTGCGGAACATCAAGTTCACCAACGCCGAGGACGACGCCATCAGCGTGGGCCGGGAGTCCCACCACATCTGGATCGACCACAACGAGTTCGTCGCCCCGCTCGACGGCGCGGTCGACGTGGTCCGCGCCGCCGAGTACGTCACCGTCTCCTGGAACTGGTTCAACAAGACCGACAAGAGCATGCTGCTCGGGCACTCCGACGGCAACGGCAGCCAGGACACGGGGAAGTTGAAGGTCTCCGTCCACCACAACTTCTTCGACGGCTCACGGCAGCGGCACCCCCGGGTCCGGTTCGGCGAGCCGGTGCACGTCTACAACAACTATTACAAGGGCAACGCCATCTACGGCGTCGCCTCGACGATGAACGCGGGCGTCGTCGTCGAGGGCAACCACTTCGAGGGCGTCCCCCACCCCTGCTACTCCGCGAGTGGCTACGACGCCTCGGGGCCGGGCCGACTGATCCAGCGCAACAACGTCTTCAACGGCTCCGGCGCGTGCGAGACCAACGGCACGGTCGGCGAACCCCGCACGTACTACGCCTACACGCTGGACCCCGCCGCAGACGTCCCGGCCCTCGTACGGGCCGGGGCAGGCACCGGAAAGCTCGGCGCGTCAACTTGA
- a CDS encoding glycoside hydrolase, with the protein MTPRHRIARALAATAPLVLGAGLVTAPAASADASAPAAQAAPGAVTLRIDPSYRQQEFEGWGTSLVWFANATGNYPEPIRRRLVDMLFGEDGLGLTIARYNIGGGNAPDVRKDYMKAGATMDGFWKAPEGTTRQDMEWWDPNDPDHWNWDADQGQRWWVDQIKDKVDTWEAFSNSPPWFQTVSGYVSGGFDANTDQIRADRVDEFATYLVRVTEELEKRHGIDFDTIAPLNEPNTNYWGTQIGANGQPTGGRQEGAHAGPALQQKVVLALDKALEGAATDAEISAMDETNPTIFTQNWNAYDASARAALPQLNVHTYGTGMRTSARDIAKGADKKLWMSEVEGTWGTGTDFTGMEPGLGIATRMVDDMRELEPSAWVFWQPIEDSIPQAAAGKNWGSIHVPFNCTATDTLETCPVRANSKFHTIRNFTHHIRPGDHFVKVDDPSSVAAVRKSGRAASVVHVNSGTTGRSVTLDLSRFGKVSSRATVTPVVTSADGALVEGTPVRVKDRAATLDVPAKSVTTFLVDGVSGVAKDAALVQPGHVYRLQGAQSGKSLTPSEDGTGVVIRTTGAADARQLWSVEQLTPGHDNRERYTLADARTGRRLAVRDNQAVLEEPADGEVPATAQWIISTTGDGSWTFVNTATGRLLDVTGNSSADGAKVSTYTPTSAANQRWTVADETVLRTEQAEAFTVPGLRPKLPETVTPVFRDGARGNLPVEWELPSDRKWRKPGTVRVTGEATDALGRKHPAKVLVTVDTIASTLPARAKTYVGGAPELPATVVGVGRHGGRTTLPVSWDAAPEGAFDKAGVVTLRGRAEVVDGSTAEATVRVQVTEATRSNIATDPAVSVGATYTESGYSAERLRNGTTAEKAWSNWRSGTKNPSDTITFGLPKARDLTRIVAHFHRDGTNVSFPESLKVQVRATEHGPWTDAGDPVAVGTEGTPVIDVPLDAGPVTGVRVVMTARQGGYITLGEIEVYAKSAGVSSDAAAGGIEVAGRPIGSFDPDTTAYRVATDDPGRAKVTATARDPYAAVTVERDGRTSAVVTVTSEDGSRTRAYRITLVRR; encoded by the coding sequence GTGACCCCACGACATCGCATCGCCCGGGCTCTGGCAGCCACGGCCCCCCTGGTACTCGGCGCGGGCCTCGTGACCGCGCCCGCGGCGAGCGCGGACGCGTCGGCCCCGGCGGCGCAGGCGGCGCCGGGCGCGGTCACCTTGCGGATCGACCCGTCGTACCGGCAGCAGGAGTTCGAGGGCTGGGGCACCAGCCTCGTCTGGTTCGCCAACGCCACGGGGAACTACCCCGAGCCCATCCGAAGACGGCTCGTCGACATGCTGTTCGGCGAGGACGGCCTCGGCCTCACCATCGCCCGCTACAACATCGGCGGCGGCAACGCCCCCGACGTGCGCAAGGACTACATGAAGGCCGGCGCCACGATGGACGGCTTCTGGAAGGCTCCCGAGGGCACCACCCGGCAGGACATGGAGTGGTGGGACCCGAACGACCCCGACCACTGGAACTGGGACGCCGACCAGGGCCAGCGCTGGTGGGTGGACCAGATCAAGGACAAGGTCGACACCTGGGAGGCGTTCAGCAACTCGCCGCCCTGGTTCCAGACCGTCAGCGGCTATGTCTCCGGCGGCTTCGACGCGAACACGGACCAGATCCGCGCCGACCGCGTCGACGAGTTCGCCACGTATCTGGTGCGCGTCACCGAGGAGTTGGAGAAGCGGCACGGCATCGACTTCGACACCATCGCCCCGCTGAACGAGCCGAACACCAACTACTGGGGCACCCAGATCGGCGCGAACGGCCAGCCCACCGGAGGCCGTCAGGAGGGTGCGCACGCGGGCCCCGCGCTCCAGCAGAAGGTCGTCCTCGCGCTCGACAAGGCGCTGGAGGGAGCGGCGACCGACGCCGAGATCTCCGCGATGGACGAGACCAACCCCACGATCTTCACCCAGAATTGGAACGCCTACGACGCCTCCGCGCGGGCGGCGCTCCCCCAGCTGAACGTGCACACCTACGGCACCGGGATGCGCACCAGCGCCCGTGACATCGCCAAGGGCGCCGACAAGAAGCTCTGGATGAGCGAGGTCGAGGGCACCTGGGGCACCGGCACCGACTTCACCGGCATGGAGCCCGGCCTCGGCATCGCCACCCGCATGGTCGACGACATGCGGGAACTGGAGCCCTCCGCCTGGGTGTTCTGGCAGCCGATCGAGGACTCGATCCCGCAGGCCGCCGCCGGCAAGAACTGGGGCAGCATCCACGTGCCGTTCAACTGCACGGCCACGGACACCCTGGAGACCTGCCCGGTCCGGGCCAACTCCAAGTTCCACACCATCCGCAACTTCACCCACCACATCCGTCCGGGCGACCACTTCGTGAAGGTCGACGACCCGTCCAGCGTCGCCGCCGTCAGGAAGTCCGGCCGTGCGGCCAGCGTGGTCCACGTCAACAGCGGCACCACCGGGCGTTCCGTCACCCTCGACCTCTCGCGCTTCGGCAAGGTCTCCTCCCGCGCCACCGTCACCCCCGTCGTGACCAGCGCCGACGGGGCCCTCGTCGAGGGAACGCCGGTCCGGGTGAAGGACCGTGCCGCCACCCTCGACGTGCCGGCCAAGTCCGTCACCACGTTCCTGGTCGACGGCGTCAGCGGGGTGGCGAAGGACGCCGCGCTCGTCCAGCCCGGCCATGTGTACCGGCTCCAGGGCGCCCAGAGCGGCAAGTCGCTGACCCCGTCGGAGGACGGCACCGGCGTCGTCATCCGCACGACCGGCGCCGCCGACGCCCGGCAGCTCTGGTCCGTCGAGCAGCTGACCCCCGGCCACGACAACCGCGAGCGCTACACCCTCGCCGACGCCCGCACCGGCAGGCGACTCGCCGTCCGCGACAACCAGGCCGTCCTGGAGGAGCCTGCCGACGGCGAGGTCCCCGCGACCGCCCAGTGGATCATCTCGACCACGGGCGACGGCAGTTGGACCTTCGTGAACACCGCCACCGGCCGCCTCCTCGACGTCACCGGGAACTCCTCGGCGGACGGCGCCAAGGTGTCGACGTACACCCCGACCTCGGCCGCGAACCAGCGCTGGACGGTGGCCGACGAGACCGTGCTGCGCACCGAGCAGGCCGAGGCGTTCACCGTCCCCGGGCTGCGCCCGAAGCTGCCGGAGACGGTGACCCCGGTCTTCCGGGACGGCGCACGCGGCAACCTGCCCGTCGAGTGGGAGCTGCCGTCGGACCGGAAGTGGCGCAAGCCCGGGACGGTGCGCGTGACGGGTGAGGCGACCGACGCCCTCGGCCGAAAGCACCCCGCGAAGGTCCTCGTCACGGTCGACACGATCGCCTCGACGCTGCCCGCCCGCGCCAAGACGTACGTGGGCGGCGCGCCGGAGCTGCCGGCGACGGTGGTCGGCGTCGGCCGGCACGGCGGCCGGACCACCCTCCCGGTGAGCTGGGACGCGGCGCCCGAGGGGGCGTTCGACAAGGCGGGGGTCGTGACCCTGCGGGGCCGCGCGGAGGTCGTCGACGGCAGCACGGCCGAGGCGACCGTGCGGGTCCAGGTCACCGAGGCGACCCGGAGCAACATCGCGACGGACCCGGCCGTCTCCGTGGGCGCCACCTACACCGAGAGCGGCTACTCCGCCGAGCGGCTGCGCAACGGCACCACCGCCGAGAAGGCCTGGTCCAACTGGCGGTCGGGCACCAAGAACCCCTCCGACACCATCACCTTCGGTCTGCCGAAGGCCCGTGACCTCACCCGGATCGTCGCCCACTTCCACCGCGACGGGACCAACGTGTCCTTCCCGGAGAGCCTGAAGGTGCAGGTCCGCGCCACCGAGCACGGTCCGTGGACCGACGCGGGCGACCCCGTCGCGGTCGGCACCGAGGGCACCCCGGTGATCGACGTCCCGCTCGACGCGGGCCCGGTGACCGGTGTGCGCGTGGTGATGACCGCGCGTCAGGGCGGCTACATCACCCTGGGCGAGATCGAGGTGTACGCCAAGAGCGCCGGTGTCTCCTCGGACGCGGCCGCCGGCGGGATCGAGGTCGCCGGCCGGCCGATCGGGTCCTTCGACCCCGACACCACCGCCTACCGGGTGGCGACCGACGACCCGGGCCGGGCGAAGGTCACCGCGACGGCGCGCGATCCCTACGCGGCCGTCACCGTGGAACGCGACGGCCGGACGTCCGCCGTCGTCACCGTGACGAGCGAGGACGGCTCACGGACCCGGGCGTACCGGATCACGCTCGTACGACGCTGA
- a CDS encoding cellulase family glycosylhydrolase gives MIALTLLGVLAPAVALAQSAPDVRAIGLHISDGRLLEANGNDFVMRGVNHAHTWYPGETQSLADIKALGANTVRVVLSDGHRWAKNSPADVANVVAQCKANRLICVLEVHDTTGYGEEAAAGTLDHAADYWISLKDVLAGEEDYVIVNIGNEPWGNTNPEGWTAPTKAAVQKLRTAGFQHTIMVDAPNWGQDWQGVMRANAQSVYEADTTGNLIFSIHMYSVFDTAAEINDYLGAFVNAQLPILIGEFGGPADQWGDPDEDTMMAAAERLDLGYLAWSWSGNTDPILDLSIGFDPTRLSAWGQRIFNGVNGIAQTAEEATVFGGGTPGDTQAPSTPGTPAASAVAATSATLSWTAATDNVGVTGYDIVRVSGATETKLAASTTNSVTLTGLTADTAYTLAVYARDAAGNRSARSAAVNVTTGGTPSGTCSVAYRATNEWQGGFQGEIVIRNTGTTAVSGWTLAFTFANGQTVTNMWGGTATQSGGSVSVKPASYTSTIPAAGSVTVGFIGSKGASNTAPTAFTLNGAACASS, from the coding sequence ATGATCGCGCTCACCCTGCTCGGCGTCCTCGCCCCCGCCGTCGCCCTCGCCCAGTCGGCCCCCGACGTCCGGGCCATCGGCCTGCACATCAGCGACGGCCGGCTGCTGGAGGCCAACGGCAACGACTTCGTGATGCGCGGCGTCAACCACGCCCACACCTGGTACCCCGGCGAGACGCAGTCGCTGGCCGACATCAAGGCGCTCGGCGCCAACACCGTCCGCGTCGTCCTCTCCGACGGGCACCGCTGGGCGAAGAACAGCCCCGCCGACGTGGCGAACGTCGTCGCCCAGTGCAAGGCCAACCGGCTCATCTGCGTCCTGGAGGTGCACGACACCACCGGGTACGGCGAGGAAGCCGCCGCCGGCACGCTCGACCACGCCGCCGACTACTGGATCAGCCTCAAGGACGTCCTCGCCGGCGAGGAGGACTACGTCATCGTCAACATCGGCAACGAGCCCTGGGGCAACACCAACCCCGAGGGCTGGACCGCCCCCACCAAGGCCGCCGTGCAGAAGCTGCGGACTGCCGGCTTCCAGCACACGATCATGGTGGACGCGCCCAACTGGGGCCAGGACTGGCAGGGCGTCATGCGCGCCAACGCGCAGTCCGTGTACGAGGCCGACACCACCGGCAACCTGATCTTCTCGATCCACATGTACAGCGTCTTCGACACGGCCGCCGAGATCAACGACTACCTCGGCGCCTTCGTGAACGCCCAACTGCCCATTCTCATTGGCGAGTTCGGCGGGCCCGCCGACCAGTGGGGCGACCCCGACGAGGACACCATGATGGCCGCCGCCGAGCGGCTGGACCTCGGCTATCTGGCGTGGTCCTGGAGCGGCAACACCGATCCGATCCTCGACCTGTCGATCGGCTTCGACCCGACGCGACTCAGCGCCTGGGGCCAGCGCATCTTCAACGGCGTCAACGGCATCGCCCAGACGGCCGAGGAGGCCACCGTCTTCGGCGGCGGCACCCCGGGCGACACCCAGGCACCGAGCACCCCCGGAACCCCGGCCGCCTCGGCGGTGGCGGCGACCTCCGCCACGCTCTCCTGGACCGCCGCCACCGACAACGTCGGTGTCACCGGCTACGACATCGTCCGGGTCAGCGGCGCCACCGAGACCAAGCTCGCCGCATCCACCACCAACTCCGTCACCCTGACCGGCCTCACCGCCGACACGGCGTACACCCTCGCCGTCTACGCCCGTGACGCCGCCGGGAACCGGTCGGCCCGCTCGGCCGCGGTGAACGTCACCACCGGCGGCACGCCCTCCGGTACCTGCTCCGTCGCCTACCGCGCCACCAACGAGTGGCAGGGCGGCTTCCAGGGCGAGATCGTCATCCGCAACACGGGCACCACGGCCGTCAGCGGCTGGACCCTCGCCTTCACCTTCGCCAACGGCCAGACCGTCACCAACATGTGGGGCGGGACCGCGACACAGAGCGGGGGTTCGGTGAGCGTGAAGCCCGCCTCGTACACCTCCACCATCCCGGCCGCGGGGTCCGTGACGGTCGGGTTCATCGGGAGCAAGGGCGCCAGCAACACCGCGCCCACGGCCTTCACGCTCAACGGGGCGGCCTGCGCGAGCAGTTGA
- a CDS encoding glycoside hydrolase family 127 protein, with protein MSSVLPVAPTRGRLRPLGLDEVRITGGFWARRRHTNTTATLDHCRAWMDRVGWTGNFRAAVEGRIERDRRGREFADSEVYKLLEAMAWEAANGDGAPLDAEITALTDLVAPAQDPDGYLSTAFGRPGQPARYSDLEEGHELYCQGHLIQAGVAQARARGEGELTKIAQRAADHVCATFWPGGIEGVCGHPQIESGLVELARLTGRQRYLDQAALFVDRRGHGTLAEGEFGRAYFQDDLPVRRATTLRGHAVRALYLAAGAVDVAVETGDDELLAAVVRQWEHAVARRTYLTGGMGSHHRDESFGDDFVLPPDRAYSETCAGVASVMLGWRLLLATGEPRFADLVERTLFNVVATSPAEDGRSFFYANTLHRRHRGVAPSPDTDSPRADSGLRAPWFAVSCCPTNVARTLAQLPAYLATADDEGVQLHQYADADIATSLTGGRDVALRVRTDYPSGGTVTVRIGRSPDRPWTLSLRVPGWATGATASLVDPDGVRRPVAPGTAALTRAFRPGDEVRLELPVAPRWIRADPRVDAVRGTVAVQRGPLVYCAESVDLPEGNDVDAVRVDTSVAPEDGPGGTADTAGTVVVAGEVAGGAGPSARPWPYEPVGHAPQEPPAERTGIVLVPYHSWANRGPSTMRVWLPTTEERPPRGPDDDTGSAPAPDPASGR; from the coding sequence ATGTCGTCCGTCCTGCCCGTGGCGCCGACCCGTGGCCGCCTCAGGCCGCTCGGACTCGACGAGGTCAGGATCACCGGGGGCTTCTGGGCCCGGCGACGGCACACCAACACGACCGCCACGCTCGACCACTGCCGCGCCTGGATGGACCGCGTCGGCTGGACCGGCAACTTCCGGGCCGCCGTCGAGGGCAGGATCGAACGGGACCGCCGCGGCCGGGAGTTCGCCGACTCCGAGGTCTACAAACTCCTCGAAGCCATGGCCTGGGAAGCCGCGAACGGCGACGGTGCCCCGCTGGACGCCGAGATCACCGCCCTCACCGACCTCGTCGCCCCCGCGCAGGACCCGGACGGCTACCTCAGCACCGCGTTCGGGCGGCCAGGACAACCCGCCCGCTACAGCGACCTGGAGGAGGGCCACGAGCTCTACTGCCAGGGGCACCTGATCCAGGCCGGCGTCGCCCAGGCCCGCGCCCGGGGCGAGGGCGAACTCACCAAGATCGCCCAGCGCGCCGCCGACCACGTGTGTGCCACCTTCTGGCCGGGCGGCATCGAGGGCGTCTGCGGCCACCCCCAGATCGAGTCGGGCCTCGTGGAGCTGGCCCGCCTCACCGGCCGGCAGCGCTACCTCGACCAGGCCGCGCTGTTCGTCGACCGACGCGGCCACGGCACCCTCGCCGAGGGCGAGTTCGGCCGCGCCTACTTCCAGGACGACCTTCCCGTACGCCGCGCCACGACGCTGCGCGGCCACGCCGTCCGCGCCCTCTACCTCGCCGCCGGGGCCGTCGACGTGGCCGTGGAGACCGGCGACGACGAGCTGCTCGCCGCCGTCGTACGCCAGTGGGAGCACGCGGTCGCCCGCCGCACCTACCTCACCGGCGGCATGGGCTCGCACCACCGTGACGAGTCATTCGGCGACGACTTCGTCCTGCCCCCGGACCGCGCCTACTCCGAGACCTGCGCCGGCGTCGCCTCCGTGATGCTCGGCTGGCGGCTGCTGCTGGCCACCGGCGAGCCGCGCTTCGCCGACCTCGTCGAACGGACCCTGTTCAACGTCGTCGCGACCTCCCCGGCCGAGGACGGCCGGTCCTTCTTCTACGCCAACACCCTGCACCGGCGGCACCGGGGCGTCGCACCGTCGCCGGACACCGACAGCCCGCGCGCCGACTCGGGGCTGCGCGCCCCCTGGTTCGCCGTGTCGTGCTGCCCGACCAATGTGGCACGCACCCTGGCGCAGCTGCCGGCCTATCTGGCGACGGCGGACGACGAGGGCGTGCAACTGCACCAGTACGCCGACGCCGACATCGCCACCTCCCTCACCGGCGGGCGGGACGTCGCCCTGCGGGTCCGTACCGACTACCCGTCCGGCGGGACCGTGACCGTCCGGATCGGCCGCTCCCCGGACCGGCCCTGGACCCTCTCCCTGCGGGTGCCCGGGTGGGCGACGGGCGCCACCGCCTCGCTGGTCGACCCGGACGGTGTGCGCCGCCCGGTCGCCCCGGGCACGGCGGCCCTCACCCGGGCCTTCCGGCCCGGCGACGAGGTACGCCTCGAACTCCCCGTCGCCCCGCGCTGGATCCGCGCCGACCCCCGCGTCGACGCCGTACGCGGCACGGTCGCCGTGCAGCGCGGGCCGCTGGTGTACTGCGCCGAGTCGGTCGACCTCCCCGAAGGCAACGATGTCGACGCTGTACGGGTGGACACCTCCGTCGCCCCCGAGGACGGGCCCGGCGGTACGGCCGACACCGCCGGCACCGTCGTCGTCGCGGGGGAGGTCGCCGGGGGCGCGGGGCCGAGCGCGCGGCCGTGGCCGTACGAGCCGGTCGGGCACGCCCCGCAGGAGCCGCCCGCCGAGCGCACCGGGATCGTCCTGGTGCCCTACCACTCCTGGGCCAACCGGGGCCCCTCGACGATGCGGGTGTGGCTGCCGACGACCGAGGAGCGGCCGCCCCGGGGCCCGGACGACGACACCGGATCCGCCCCCGCCCCCGACCCCGCCTCAGGGAGGTAG
- a CDS encoding carbohydrate ABC transporter permease — MLARALGRTPHYVVAGGLAVIFLFPLLWNTWASVSPQPGTAQESGHGLGNYRTLLEYDAGLWQYLLNSTVVSALTVGLTLGVSLLGGYAFARFDFPGKNLLFLLTLAILMVPYATLLIPLYVLLGRLHLQNSLIGLSLVLAMFQLPFATFMMRISFEAVPRELEESALVDGCGTAGALRRVLLPAVRPGLITVGLFAFLSAWNDFIAPLILISDSEKAPLPLAVANLRQQSMGAVDYGATEAGVVVLAVPCLLLFLLLQRHYIRGFMSGALKG, encoded by the coding sequence GTGCTCGCCCGCGCTCTCGGCCGGACACCGCACTACGTCGTCGCCGGCGGCCTCGCCGTCATCTTCCTCTTTCCGCTGCTGTGGAACACCTGGGCGTCCGTCAGCCCCCAGCCCGGCACCGCACAGGAATCCGGCCACGGCCTCGGCAACTACCGGACCCTGCTGGAGTACGACGCGGGACTGTGGCAGTACCTGCTGAACAGCACCGTCGTCTCCGCGCTGACCGTCGGCCTCACCCTCGGCGTCTCCCTGCTCGGCGGCTACGCCTTCGCCCGCTTCGACTTCCCCGGCAAGAACCTGCTGTTCCTGCTGACCCTCGCCATCCTCATGGTCCCGTACGCCACCCTGCTCATCCCGCTCTACGTGCTGCTCGGCAGGCTGCACCTGCAGAATTCGCTGATCGGGCTGAGTCTCGTCCTCGCCATGTTCCAACTGCCGTTCGCCACCTTCATGATGCGGATCTCCTTCGAGGCGGTCCCGCGTGAACTGGAGGAGTCGGCGCTCGTCGACGGCTGCGGCACGGCGGGCGCGCTGCGCCGGGTGCTCCTCCCGGCGGTACGGCCGGGGCTGATCACCGTGGGCCTCTTCGCGTTCCTCTCCGCCTGGAACGACTTCATCGCACCCCTGATCCTCATCTCCGACAGCGAGAAGGCGCCCCTGCCGCTGGCCGTCGCCAATCTGCGGCAGCAGAGCATGGGCGCCGTCGACTACGGCGCGACCGAGGCGGGCGTGGTGGTGCTCGCCGTGCCCTGCCTGCTCCTCTTCCTGCTCCTGCAACGGCACTACATCAGGGGCTTCATGTCGGGCGCGCTCAAGGGCTGA
- a CDS encoding sugar ABC transporter permease, translating to MSAGYRSRPEEQGRTVRAPVPRWRSRRAKGLAYAAPTAVFVAVFFVLPLLLVGQMSLSDWPLLAGDRGVNAPGNYTDVTDTALFWPAVRFTLLYTVIVTVILLGLALLLALLVQESRPGAGFFRTVYFLPGALGLASASLLFWGLYSPTTGPLGGIPETLGLADEPVSFLGSPTSALLSTVFLVVWKFAGFYMLILLVGLQRIPHEVYEAARMDGASRAQIFRAVTLPLLRPSLALSLLLCVTGSLLAFDQFFVLTKGGPDNSTVTVVQLIYREAFQRMNLGTAAALSILVLAALLLLNVLQFRGLRRADES from the coding sequence GTGTCCGCCGGGTACCGGTCCCGGCCGGAGGAGCAGGGGCGAACGGTTCGGGCGCCGGTGCCGCGGTGGCGGTCACGCCGGGCCAAGGGGCTCGCCTACGCGGCTCCCACGGCCGTGTTCGTCGCGGTCTTCTTCGTCCTGCCGCTCCTGCTCGTCGGACAGATGTCGCTCAGCGACTGGCCCCTGCTCGCCGGGGACCGAGGCGTCAACGCCCCCGGGAACTACACCGACGTCACCGACACCGCCCTGTTCTGGCCCGCCGTCCGCTTCACCCTGCTCTACACGGTGATCGTCACGGTGATCCTGCTGGGCCTCGCTCTCCTGCTCGCCCTGCTGGTGCAGGAGTCCCGCCCCGGCGCCGGTTTCTTCCGCACCGTCTACTTCCTGCCCGGCGCCCTGGGCCTGGCCTCCGCCTCGCTGCTCTTCTGGGGCCTCTACAGCCCGACCACCGGCCCGCTCGGCGGCATCCCCGAGACGCTCGGACTCGCCGACGAGCCCGTGTCGTTCCTCGGGTCACCGACCTCCGCACTGCTGTCGACGGTGTTCCTCGTGGTCTGGAAGTTCGCCGGCTTCTACATGCTGATCCTGCTCGTGGGCCTCCAGCGCATCCCCCACGAGGTGTACGAGGCGGCCCGGATGGACGGCGCGAGCCGCGCCCAGATCTTCCGCGCCGTCACCCTGCCGCTGCTGCGGCCGTCGCTCGCCCTGTCGCTCCTGCTCTGCGTGACCGGATCGCTGCTCGCGTTCGACCAGTTCTTCGTCCTCACCAAGGGCGGACCGGACAACAGCACCGTCACCGTCGTGCAGTTGATCTACCGCGAGGCCTTCCAGCGGATGAACCTCGGGACGGCCGCGGCCCTCTCGATCCTCGTCCTGGCCGCGCTGCTGCTGCTCAACGTCCTCCAGTTCCGCGGCCTGCGCCGCGCCGACGAGTCATGA